Proteins encoded in a region of the Phaenicophaeus curvirostris isolate KB17595 chromosome 1, BPBGC_Pcur_1.0, whole genome shotgun sequence genome:
- the ZNF384 gene encoding zinc finger protein 384 isoform X3, translated as MSGSYRAIGRVACRVLVKMEESHFNSSPYFWPAVPTVSGQIENTMFINKMKEQLLPTEKGCSLAPPHYPALLTVPTSVALPTGISMDSDTKPEQLTPHSQAPVTQNITVVPVQSAGLMTAGPGLVITSPSGSLVTTASSAQTFPISAPMIVSALPPGSQAALQVVPDLSKKGTTTLSESGGGGGGGGVAPKPPRGRKKKRLQESGLPEMSDPFVLTNEDDEDQHKDGKTYRCRMCSLTFYSKSEMQIHSKSHTETKPHKCPHCSKSFANSSYLAQHIRIHSGAKPYTCSYCQKAFRQLSHLQQHTRIHTGDRPYKCAHPGCEKAFTQLSNLQSHRRQHNKDKPFKCHNCHRAYTDAASLEVHLATHTVKHAKVYTCSICSRAYTSETYLMKHMRKHNIPDPQQQVVQAQAQASQQQQQHFQPQGGGAAGGPSGDTNQPNPPPQCSFDLTPYKTSEHHKDICLTVSTSAIQVEHLSSS; from the exons GGTAGTTATAGAGCGATTGGAAGGGTTGCGTGCAGAGTTCTGGTAAA GATGGAAGAATCTCATTTCAACTCCTCTCCGTACTTCTGGCCAGCAGTGCCCACCGTCTCGGGACAG ATTGAGAACACCATGTTTATTAACAAGATGAAGGAGCAGCTCTTACCCACAGAGaagggctgcagcctggctccCCCCCACTACCCTGCCTTGCTGACAGTCCCCACCTCTGTGGCCCTTCCTACTGGTATCTCCATGGACTCGGACACCAAGCCAGAGCAGCTGACACCACACAGCCAAGCCCCTGTGACTCAGAACATCACCGTGGTACCAGTGCAGTCTGCTGGGCTCATGACAGCAG gTCCTGGTCTGGTGATAACTTCCCCGTCAGGTTCCTTGGTGACCACAGCTTCCTCTGCCCAAACCTTTCCCATCTCGGCTCCCATGATTGTCTCTGCACTACCCCCTGGCTCCCAGGCAGCCCTCCAGGTTGTTCCTGACCTATCCAAGAAAGGGACAACCACCCTCTCTGAAAGtggtgggggtggagggggtgggggagttgcccccaaaccaccccgGGGCCGGAAGAAGAAACGATTGCAGGAGTCGGGGCTGCCAGAGATGAGTGACCCCTTTGTGCTGACAAATGAGGACGATGAGGACCAGCACAAGGATGGCAAGACATACAG GTGCCGGATGTGTTCGCTGACCTTCTACTCCAAGTCGGAGATGCAGATCCACTCCAAGTCCCATACGGAGACAAAGCCACACAAGTGTCCTCACTGCTCCAAGAGCTTCGCCAACAGCTCCTACCTGGCCCAGCACATTCGCATCCACTCAGGGGCCAAGCCCTACACGTGCAGCTACTGCCAGAAGGCCTTCCGCCAGCTCtcccacctgcagcagcacacacG TATCCACACCGGGGACCGACCCTACAAATGCGCTCACCCTGGGTGTGAAAAGGCTTTCACCCAGCTTTCCAACCTGCAG TCCCACAGACGGCAGCACAACAAAGACAAACCTTTCAAGTGCCACAACTGCCACCGTGCGTACACGGATGCGGCCTCATTGGAGGTACACCTGGCTACACACACGGTGAAACACGCCAAGGTCTACACCTGCTCCATCTGCAGCCGGGCCTACACCTCG GAGACGTACCTGATGAAGCACATGCGGAAACATAACATCCCTGACCCACAGCAGCAGGTGGTTCAGGCACAAGCCCAGgcctctcagcagcagcagcagcacttccaGCCGCAGGgcgggggggcagcagggggccCTTCTGGAGACACTAACCAACCCAACCCACCCCCCCAGTGCTCCTTTGACCTGACTCCTTACAAGACTTCAGAGCATCACAAGGACATCTGCCTCACTGTCAGCACCAGCGCCATCCAAGTGGAGCACCTCTCCAGCTCCTAG
- the ZNF384 gene encoding zinc finger protein 384 isoform X1 — MSGSYRAIGRVACRVLVKMEESHFNSSPYFWPAVPTVSGQIENTMFINKMKEQLLPTEKGCSLAPPHYPALLTVPTSVALPTGISMDSDTKPEQLTPHSQAPVTQNITVVPVQSAGLMTAGPGLVITSPSGSLVTTASSAQTFPISAPMIVSALPPGSQAALQVVPDLSKKGTTTLSESGGGGGGGGVAPKPPRGRKKKRLQESGLPEMSDPFVLTNEDDEDQHKDGKTYRCRMCSLTFYSKSEMQIHSKSHTETKPHKCPHCSKSFANSSYLAQHIRIHSGAKPYTCSYCQKAFRQLSHLQQHTRIHSKLHTAIVKPHKCPHCSKSFANTSYLAQHLRIHSGAKPYTCRYCQKAFRQLSHLQQHTRIHTGDRPYKCAHPGCEKAFTQLSNLQSHRRQHNKDKPFKCHNCHRAYTDAASLEVHLATHTVKHAKVYTCSICSRAYTSETYLMKHMRKHNIPDPQQQVVQAQAQASQQQQQHFQPQGGGAAGGPSGDTNQPNPPPQCSFDLTPYKTSEHHKDICLTVSTSAIQVEHLSSS, encoded by the exons GGTAGTTATAGAGCGATTGGAAGGGTTGCGTGCAGAGTTCTGGTAAA GATGGAAGAATCTCATTTCAACTCCTCTCCGTACTTCTGGCCAGCAGTGCCCACCGTCTCGGGACAG ATTGAGAACACCATGTTTATTAACAAGATGAAGGAGCAGCTCTTACCCACAGAGaagggctgcagcctggctccCCCCCACTACCCTGCCTTGCTGACAGTCCCCACCTCTGTGGCCCTTCCTACTGGTATCTCCATGGACTCGGACACCAAGCCAGAGCAGCTGACACCACACAGCCAAGCCCCTGTGACTCAGAACATCACCGTGGTACCAGTGCAGTCTGCTGGGCTCATGACAGCAG gTCCTGGTCTGGTGATAACTTCCCCGTCAGGTTCCTTGGTGACCACAGCTTCCTCTGCCCAAACCTTTCCCATCTCGGCTCCCATGATTGTCTCTGCACTACCCCCTGGCTCCCAGGCAGCCCTCCAGGTTGTTCCTGACCTATCCAAGAAAGGGACAACCACCCTCTCTGAAAGtggtgggggtggagggggtgggggagttgcccccaaaccaccccgGGGCCGGAAGAAGAAACGATTGCAGGAGTCGGGGCTGCCAGAGATGAGTGACCCCTTTGTGCTGACAAATGAGGACGATGAGGACCAGCACAAGGATGGCAAGACATACAG GTGCCGGATGTGTTCGCTGACCTTCTACTCCAAGTCGGAGATGCAGATCCACTCCAAGTCCCATACGGAGACAAAGCCACACAAGTGTCCTCACTGCTCCAAGAGCTTCGCCAACAGCTCCTACCTGGCCCAGCACATTCGCATCCACTCAGGGGCCAAGCCCTACACGTGCAGCTACTGCCAGAAGGCCTTCCGCCAGCTCtcccacctgcagcagcacacacG GATCCACTCCAAGCTCCACACGGCGATTGTCAAGCCGCACAAGTGTCCTCACTGCTCCAAGAGCTTCGCCAACACATCCTACCTGGCCCAGCACCTCCGCATCCACTCGGGGGCCAAGCCCTACACCTGCCGCTACTGCCAGAAGGCCTTCCGCCAGCTCtcccacctgcagcagcacacacG TATCCACACCGGGGACCGACCCTACAAATGCGCTCACCCTGGGTGTGAAAAGGCTTTCACCCAGCTTTCCAACCTGCAG TCCCACAGACGGCAGCACAACAAAGACAAACCTTTCAAGTGCCACAACTGCCACCGTGCGTACACGGATGCGGCCTCATTGGAGGTACACCTGGCTACACACACGGTGAAACACGCCAAGGTCTACACCTGCTCCATCTGCAGCCGGGCCTACACCTCG GAGACGTACCTGATGAAGCACATGCGGAAACATAACATCCCTGACCCACAGCAGCAGGTGGTTCAGGCACAAGCCCAGgcctctcagcagcagcagcagcacttccaGCCGCAGGgcgggggggcagcagggggccCTTCTGGAGACACTAACCAACCCAACCCACCCCCCCAGTGCTCCTTTGACCTGACTCCTTACAAGACTTCAGAGCATCACAAGGACATCTGCCTCACTGTCAGCACCAGCGCCATCCAAGTGGAGCACCTCTCCAGCTCCTAG
- the ZNF384 gene encoding zinc finger protein 384 isoform X2: MEESHFNSSPYFWPAVPTVSGQIENTMFINKMKEQLLPTEKGCSLAPPHYPALLTVPTSVALPTGISMDSDTKPEQLTPHSQAPVTQNITVVPVQSAGLMTAGPGLVITSPSGSLVTTASSAQTFPISAPMIVSALPPGSQAALQVVPDLSKKGTTTLSESGGGGGGGGVAPKPPRGRKKKRLQESGLPEMSDPFVLTNEDDEDQHKDGKTYRCRMCSLTFYSKSEMQIHSKSHTETKPHKCPHCSKSFANSSYLAQHIRIHSGAKPYTCSYCQKAFRQLSHLQQHTRIHSKLHTAIVKPHKCPHCSKSFANTSYLAQHLRIHSGAKPYTCRYCQKAFRQLSHLQQHTRIHTGDRPYKCAHPGCEKAFTQLSNLQSHRRQHNKDKPFKCHNCHRAYTDAASLEVHLATHTVKHAKVYTCSICSRAYTSETYLMKHMRKHNIPDPQQQVVQAQAQASQQQQQHFQPQGGGAAGGPSGDTNQPNPPPQCSFDLTPYKTSEHHKDICLTVSTSAIQVEHLSSS, translated from the exons ATGGAAGAATCTCATTTCAACTCCTCTCCGTACTTCTGGCCAGCAGTGCCCACCGTCTCGGGACAG ATTGAGAACACCATGTTTATTAACAAGATGAAGGAGCAGCTCTTACCCACAGAGaagggctgcagcctggctccCCCCCACTACCCTGCCTTGCTGACAGTCCCCACCTCTGTGGCCCTTCCTACTGGTATCTCCATGGACTCGGACACCAAGCCAGAGCAGCTGACACCACACAGCCAAGCCCCTGTGACTCAGAACATCACCGTGGTACCAGTGCAGTCTGCTGGGCTCATGACAGCAG gTCCTGGTCTGGTGATAACTTCCCCGTCAGGTTCCTTGGTGACCACAGCTTCCTCTGCCCAAACCTTTCCCATCTCGGCTCCCATGATTGTCTCTGCACTACCCCCTGGCTCCCAGGCAGCCCTCCAGGTTGTTCCTGACCTATCCAAGAAAGGGACAACCACCCTCTCTGAAAGtggtgggggtggagggggtgggggagttgcccccaaaccaccccgGGGCCGGAAGAAGAAACGATTGCAGGAGTCGGGGCTGCCAGAGATGAGTGACCCCTTTGTGCTGACAAATGAGGACGATGAGGACCAGCACAAGGATGGCAAGACATACAG GTGCCGGATGTGTTCGCTGACCTTCTACTCCAAGTCGGAGATGCAGATCCACTCCAAGTCCCATACGGAGACAAAGCCACACAAGTGTCCTCACTGCTCCAAGAGCTTCGCCAACAGCTCCTACCTGGCCCAGCACATTCGCATCCACTCAGGGGCCAAGCCCTACACGTGCAGCTACTGCCAGAAGGCCTTCCGCCAGCTCtcccacctgcagcagcacacacG GATCCACTCCAAGCTCCACACGGCGATTGTCAAGCCGCACAAGTGTCCTCACTGCTCCAAGAGCTTCGCCAACACATCCTACCTGGCCCAGCACCTCCGCATCCACTCGGGGGCCAAGCCCTACACCTGCCGCTACTGCCAGAAGGCCTTCCGCCAGCTCtcccacctgcagcagcacacacG TATCCACACCGGGGACCGACCCTACAAATGCGCTCACCCTGGGTGTGAAAAGGCTTTCACCCAGCTTTCCAACCTGCAG TCCCACAGACGGCAGCACAACAAAGACAAACCTTTCAAGTGCCACAACTGCCACCGTGCGTACACGGATGCGGCCTCATTGGAGGTACACCTGGCTACACACACGGTGAAACACGCCAAGGTCTACACCTGCTCCATCTGCAGCCGGGCCTACACCTCG GAGACGTACCTGATGAAGCACATGCGGAAACATAACATCCCTGACCCACAGCAGCAGGTGGTTCAGGCACAAGCCCAGgcctctcagcagcagcagcagcacttccaGCCGCAGGgcgggggggcagcagggggccCTTCTGGAGACACTAACCAACCCAACCCACCCCCCCAGTGCTCCTTTGACCTGACTCCTTACAAGACTTCAGAGCATCACAAGGACATCTGCCTCACTGTCAGCACCAGCGCCATCCAAGTGGAGCACCTCTCCAGCTCCTAG